One window of the Flavobacteriaceae bacterium YJPT1-3 genome contains the following:
- a CDS encoding PAS domain S-box protein — protein sequence MAVNQATQVKTEFLDALDREPALLTWIQEGNFGLLVLQKASEEFNFWASGSLAQDFLLNDTASNPLHIFSAKDEQFLRECVTTSKPIYSWRTLNIRESSLKIDCQLKFIPSSEKEQLALLVFRTTLNDDPAIDTILSQDKSELTATSLRFQSLVENAQDAILILDESGTPTYASNAIEDILGYTKEETLNINMFEVCHPDFMDKIKSILVECLENPGVTVVKEASKWKHKDGSWRWLEGLLTNKLHDPAIRGIVDNFRDITELVEASLVLERQSELRGILVDLSMQYINLPVERASEVIDQSLERLGKFVHADRVYIFDYHFEQEYLTNTHEWCAPGITEEIDNLRHVPIEVLNQPWVINHKRGLPVHIPDVRSIQEDSLRTLLQEQDIKSLLTIPLMVGADCVGFVGFDRVRSYHVFSREEIELMSVFAKMLVNFREQTNKERSLTELVEQVESQNQRLLDFSFITSHNMRSSIANLMGITDVIALEGNHDEYVGMMRKSTERLDTTVKNINELIHFENQLSEKNTISCSLLEFVNRVIVNNQLLVEELEADIEVRIPPDQVVFIIPAYLESILHNLVHNALTYGIDDKHKKIVIATEETDHTLAIKVQDFGPGIDLKRFEKKLFTLGGRFTSNSKGQGVGLFMSKRQIEALGGQLYLDTELNKGCIFTAEFPKS from the coding sequence ATGGCTGTTAATCAAGCAACACAAGTCAAAACAGAATTTCTGGACGCTCTGGATAGAGAGCCAGCATTACTGACCTGGATTCAAGAAGGGAATTTTGGATTGCTGGTGCTCCAAAAAGCCTCTGAAGAATTTAATTTTTGGGCCAGCGGAAGCTTAGCGCAAGATTTTCTATTGAATGACACTGCGTCTAATCCGCTTCATATTTTCTCTGCCAAAGATGAGCAATTTTTACGGGAATGTGTGACCACTTCTAAACCCATCTATTCCTGGCGAACCTTAAACATCAGAGAATCTAGTTTAAAGATCGATTGCCAACTAAAATTTATCCCCTCTTCGGAAAAAGAGCAACTGGCATTGCTTGTTTTCCGAACAACATTGAATGACGATCCTGCAATCGACACTATACTTTCTCAGGACAAAAGTGAACTAACCGCAACATCCCTTCGCTTTCAGTCTCTGGTGGAGAATGCTCAGGATGCCATCTTAATTCTTGATGAAAGCGGTACGCCTACCTATGCTTCCAATGCCATTGAAGATATCTTAGGATATACCAAAGAAGAGACCTTGAATATCAATATGTTTGAGGTCTGCCATCCAGATTTCATGGATAAAATCAAAAGTATTTTAGTAGAATGCCTTGAGAATCCGGGAGTGACCGTGGTCAAAGAGGCCTCAAAATGGAAGCATAAAGACGGGAGCTGGCGCTGGCTGGAAGGCTTACTCACCAATAAGTTGCATGATCCGGCTATTCGAGGTATCGTAGATAACTTCAGAGACATCACGGAGCTGGTTGAAGCCAGTTTGGTCCTGGAGCGACAGTCTGAATTACGAGGGATCCTGGTTGATCTTTCCATGCAGTACATCAATTTACCGGTGGAGCGAGCCAGTGAGGTCATTGACCAATCCTTAGAACGCCTGGGGAAGTTCGTTCATGCGGATCGGGTGTATATTTTTGATTACCATTTTGAACAAGAATATCTTACCAATACTCATGAATGGTGTGCCCCTGGGATCACCGAGGAAATTGATAATTTGCGACACGTTCCTATTGAAGTTCTTAATCAACCCTGGGTTATCAATCACAAGCGGGGGTTACCGGTACATATCCCCGATGTGCGCTCCATCCAGGAAGATTCGCTAAGGACCCTTTTACAGGAACAGGACATTAAAAGCTTATTGACCATTCCACTGATGGTGGGTGCTGACTGCGTGGGCTTTGTCGGTTTTGATCGGGTACGGTCCTACCATGTCTTTTCTCGGGAAGAAATAGAACTGATGAGTGTCTTTGCCAAGATGTTGGTGAATTTCAGAGAGCAGACCAATAAAGAGCGTTCGTTAACGGAATTGGTGGAGCAAGTAGAAAGTCAAAATCAGCGATTGCTGGATTTCTCCTTCATCACCTCCCACAACATGCGCTCTTCGATCGCCAATCTTATGGGTATAACCGACGTCATCGCCTTAGAAGGAAATCATGATGAATATGTGGGCATGATGCGCAAGAGCACCGAACGACTGGACACTACAGTGAAAAATATCAATGAGTTGATCCATTTTGAGAATCAATTGAGTGAAAAGAATACGATTTCTTGTTCCCTACTGGAGTTTGTCAATCGGGTAATCGTCAATAATCAACTACTGGTGGAGGAGCTAGAGGCTGATATAGAAGTTCGCATACCCCCTGATCAAGTCGTATTCATTATACCGGCCTACCTTGAAAGCATTCTGCACAACTTGGTTCATAATGCATTAACTTATGGAATTGATGACAAGCACAAAAAGATTGTGATCGCTACAGAGGAGACCGATCATACGCTCGCTATCAAGGTTCAGGATTTTGGACCCGGAATCGATCTGAAACGATTTGAAAAAAAGCTATTCACGCTGGGTGGTCGCTTTACATCGAATAGCAAAGGTCAGGGCGTAGGCTTATTCATGAGTAAGCGGCAAATAGAGGCTCTCGGAGGGCAGTTATATCTTGACACCGAATTAAATAAAGGCTGTATATTTACGGCAGAATTTCCAAAATCATGA
- a CDS encoding response regulator: MNKALIVDDDEIFLFLIKSLFKKNFPEVRLDTCLHGEEALDYLKNDQPDVVFLDINMPVLNGWEFMNKIDAVVPADQKLKIYIVSSSIDPRDHKIAEEDRRISGFIEKPLTAKKLEELSLDWL; this comes from the coding sequence ATGAACAAGGCATTGATTGTAGATGACGATGAGATCTTTTTATTTCTGATAAAAAGTCTGTTCAAAAAGAATTTTCCTGAGGTCAGGTTAGACACCTGTCTTCATGGCGAAGAGGCATTGGATTATCTAAAGAATGACCAACCCGACGTAGTCTTTTTGGACATCAATATGCCAGTACTCAACGGCTGGGAGTTTATGAATAAGATCGATGCGGTGGTTCCGGCAGATCAAAAACTGAAGATCTATATCGTCTCTTCTTCCATCGATCCCAGAGACCATAAAATCGCAGAAGAAGACCGGCGAATCTCCGGATTCATTGAAAAACCCTTAACGGCAAAAAAACTCGAGGAACTCTCCTTAGATTGGCTTTAA
- the holA gene encoding DNA polymerase III subunit delta — protein sequence MLDQVTALVNDVKAGKIAPVYLLMGEEPYYIDRIASFLDNTLLSEEEKSFNQVTLYGRDVTIEDIVSQAKRYPMMAERQVVIVKEAQELARTIEKLSDYLENPQQTTVLVICYKYKKIDKRKAVYKAFAKAGVIYESKKLYDNQVGDWIRRLMSSKGYTVTPKAGHMLVEFLGTDLGKINNELEKLEIVLPKGSTIDPEAVELHIGISKDFNNFELRKAIGERDSVKAHRIANYFANNPKDNPLVVTIAQLFSFFSQLLQYHGLPQKDKGTVAKTLGINPYFVREYVTAAQNYPMKRVSQIISMIREVDVKGKGVGAGQMAQGDLLRELLVKMMT from the coding sequence ATGCTCGACCAAGTAACTGCTCTTGTGAATGATGTCAAGGCCGGAAAAATAGCGCCGGTCTATCTCCTCATGGGGGAGGAACCGTACTATATTGATCGCATTGCCTCCTTTTTAGATAACACCCTTTTAAGCGAGGAGGAAAAGAGTTTCAATCAGGTTACCCTGTATGGCCGTGATGTCACCATTGAAGATATCGTGAGTCAGGCAAAGCGTTATCCCATGATGGCTGAACGTCAGGTGGTCATTGTCAAAGAGGCCCAGGAATTAGCGCGTACGATCGAAAAGCTGAGCGATTATTTAGAGAATCCACAACAAACCACCGTATTGGTCATCTGCTATAAATATAAAAAGATCGATAAGCGAAAAGCGGTCTATAAAGCTTTCGCGAAAGCAGGAGTCATATACGAAAGCAAGAAACTGTACGATAATCAGGTGGGCGATTGGATCCGTCGACTGATGAGCAGTAAGGGCTATACAGTGACCCCTAAAGCAGGCCATATGCTGGTGGAGTTTCTGGGCACTGACCTGGGAAAAATCAATAATGAGTTGGAAAAACTGGAGATCGTGCTGCCTAAGGGGAGCACGATTGATCCGGAAGCGGTTGAACTGCACATTGGGATCAGCAAGGACTTTAATAATTTTGAACTGCGCAAGGCCATTGGAGAGCGCGATAGTGTCAAGGCCCATCGCATTGCTAATTATTTTGCCAACAATCCCAAAGACAATCCGCTGGTGGTTACCATAGCTCAGCTCTTTTCCTTTTTCTCCCAGTTATTGCAGTATCACGGTCTTCCCCAAAAGGACAAAGGTACCGTGGCCAAAACCTTAGGAATAAATCCCTATTTCGTCCGCGAGTATGTGACCGCAGCACAAAACTACCCCATGAAGCGAGTCAGTCAGATCATTAGTATGATTCGCGAAGTCGATGTAAAAGGAAAAGGGGTGGGCGCCGGACAAATGGCCCAAGGCGATTTGCTTCGCGAGTTATTGGTAAAAATGATGACTTAA
- a CDS encoding type I restriction enzyme HsdR N-terminal domain-containing protein, which yields MEKLNFPSFSFRVKNSENKSLIFDPFRKKFVVLTPEEWVRQHSLQYLVREINYPPSLLAIERQFELYDTVKRFDIAGFNPQGKISLIVECKAPQVSITQDSFDQIARYNLKLQADYLMVTNGLQHYFCQLVYEEERYQFLKQLPSYSQMHPVL from the coding sequence ATGGAAAAATTAAACTTTCCCAGCTTTTCCTTTAGGGTCAAAAATAGCGAAAACAAATCGTTAATCTTTGACCCCTTCCGCAAAAAATTTGTCGTTTTGACCCCTGAAGAATGGGTTCGACAGCACAGCCTGCAATACCTGGTCCGGGAAATAAATTACCCCCCGTCGTTATTGGCGATTGAACGTCAATTTGAACTTTACGACACGGTTAAGCGCTTTGATATTGCCGGCTTTAATCCTCAGGGTAAGATCAGTCTGATTGTGGAGTGCAAGGCGCCTCAAGTTTCCATTACACAGGATAGTTTTGATCAGATTGCCCGATACAACCTTAAACTACAGGCGGATTACCTGATGGTGACCAACGGCTTGCAGCATTACTTCTGCCAACTGGTCTATGAAGAAGAGCGCTACCAGTTTTTAAAGCAATTACCCAGCTATTCGCAAATGCATCCGGTCTTATGA
- a CDS encoding glycosyltransferase family 2 protein has protein sequence MKCAVVILNWNGRVLLEQFLPTVLKYSKELAEIIVVDNASTDDSVSYIQRHFNSEVRLIEHEQNWGYAGGYNKSLSQLKHEYFILLNSDVEVTANWLSPLITALQQEQVAAVQPKILDFKRKSHFEYAGAAGGFLDALGYPFCRGRLFDTLEEDEGQYDDLVDLHWASGACLAVKRKAYEEVGGLDPLFFAHQEEIDLCWRLRNATYTIRFAPDSTVYHVGGATLDAMHPKKTFLNFRNSLFSLLKNKKGFGVWAILLVRLILDGLAAVRFLVQGKGKHFAAVLQAHLSFYKHLPYLLKRRRKISKLALNHPVKSIVFSYFVLKIRRFKNLV, from the coding sequence ATGAAGTGCGCAGTGGTCATCCTGAATTGGAATGGGAGAGTACTGCTCGAGCAGTTCTTGCCGACCGTCCTGAAGTACAGTAAGGAACTGGCAGAGATCATCGTTGTGGATAATGCCTCAACAGATGACTCAGTTTCCTACATCCAGCGTCATTTTAATTCGGAGGTTCGTCTTATTGAGCACGAACAGAATTGGGGATATGCCGGAGGGTACAACAAATCCTTATCCCAGTTGAAGCATGAATACTTTATACTGCTTAATAGTGATGTGGAGGTGACCGCCAATTGGCTTTCTCCTCTCATCACCGCACTGCAACAAGAACAGGTGGCCGCAGTACAGCCTAAGATCCTGGATTTTAAAAGAAAGTCTCACTTTGAGTATGCCGGTGCCGCCGGAGGATTTTTGGACGCACTGGGATATCCCTTTTGTCGTGGCCGCCTCTTTGACACCCTGGAAGAGGATGAAGGACAGTATGACGACCTTGTCGATCTTCACTGGGCGAGTGGCGCCTGCCTGGCCGTTAAAAGGAAAGCCTATGAGGAAGTAGGCGGACTCGATCCGCTCTTCTTTGCACATCAGGAGGAGATCGATCTGTGCTGGCGGTTGCGAAACGCTACGTACACCATTAGGTTTGCCCCTGATTCCACAGTATACCATGTGGGAGGAGCTACCTTAGATGCCATGCACCCCAAAAAGACCTTTCTCAATTTTCGTAACTCCTTGTTTTCCCTACTTAAAAATAAAAAGGGCTTCGGGGTATGGGCAATTCTGTTGGTGCGATTGATCTTAGACGGTTTAGCTGCAGTGCGTTTTCTCGTACAGGGAAAAGGGAAGCATTTTGCGGCCGTATTGCAGGCGCATTTAAGCTTTTACAAGCATCTTCCCTATTTGTTGAAAAGACGCAGAAAGATTTCAAAATTAGCCCTGAATCACCCGGTAAAAAGCATTGTTTTTTCGTATTTTGTTCTGAAGATCAGGCGGTTTAAAAACCTAGTCTGA
- a CDS encoding OmpA family protein yields the protein MKKPLLLAASALILFTSCVSKKEYAALEAKQKETQDLLNSATVKLNSCLEERATAVAQNDLLRNQIDDLRRTNTELINTQGNLTTLSTKGAENLERSLEAIKEKDLQIRTMRDALTKKDSVTLALVTSLKGALGNLADEDIEINVEKGVVYVSISDKLLFKSGQYSVTDRAKEVLGKVATVVKAKPDIEFMVEGHTDDRPINSGQIVDNWDLSVKRATSVVRILQNDFGVPPERMVAAGRSYYVPLASNDTAEGRSRNRRTRIVVLPKLDQFYQMVKDGMDEATKAGQ from the coding sequence ATAAAGAAACCATTGCTTTTAGCCGCCTCTGCGCTTATCTTGTTTACCTCTTGCGTATCCAAGAAAGAATATGCAGCGCTGGAAGCCAAGCAAAAAGAAACACAAGATCTATTGAATTCAGCAACGGTAAAACTGAACTCCTGTTTAGAGGAGCGCGCTACTGCAGTTGCACAGAATGATCTATTGAGAAATCAGATCGACGATCTACGCAGAACCAACACGGAATTGATCAATACTCAAGGGAATCTGACTACCCTATCTACCAAAGGAGCAGAAAACCTGGAGCGTTCTTTAGAGGCGATCAAAGAAAAAGACCTCCAAATTCGCACCATGCGTGATGCATTGACCAAAAAAGACAGTGTTACTCTAGCATTGGTAACCAGCTTGAAAGGAGCTTTGGGTAATCTGGCCGATGAGGATATTGAAATCAATGTCGAGAAAGGTGTGGTTTATGTATCAATTTCTGATAAGCTACTCTTTAAGAGTGGACAATACAGCGTGACCGACCGAGCTAAAGAAGTGCTTGGAAAAGTGGCAACCGTGGTCAAAGCGAAGCCGGACATCGAGTTTATGGTTGAGGGGCACACCGATGATCGCCCGATCAACAGTGGACAGATCGTAGATAACTGGGACCTTAGTGTGAAGCGTGCTACTTCGGTCGTTCGTATCCTGCAAAATGATTTTGGCGTACCACCAGAGCGTATGGTTGCTGCCGGACGTAGTTATTACGTACCTCTAGCAAGCAATGATACCGCTGAAGGTCGTTCGCGTAACCGACGCACTCGTATTGTCGTTTTACCGAAGTTAGATCAGTTCTATCAGATGGTCAAAGACGGTATGGACGAGGCTACCAAAGCCGGTCAATAA
- a CDS encoding alpha/beta hydrolase — protein MSFIESSSTEKDLPITLYFEDFGEGQPVILIHGWPLSSSMWEYQKQAIVDAGFRCLTYDRRGFGKSDQPWEGYNYDTMAADLHDIISFLELEEVILVGFSMGGGEVARYIGNYGTQSIAKAILVGAVTPFMLKTEDNPDGVPQEVFDDMKSGIQKDRASFLNDFGKNFVNFEKNKDRVSESQVHWNWNIAMGASAKATLDCIDAFGQTDFRADLKKFDIPTLVVHGDADQIVPLEKSGKRSAAMIDEAQLEIMKGAPHGLPFTHTEEFNEKLIAFMKA, from the coding sequence ATGAGTTTTATAGAATCCAGTTCCACAGAAAAAGACCTGCCCATCACTTTGTACTTTGAGGATTTTGGGGAAGGACAACCGGTGATCCTGATCCACGGTTGGCCTTTAAGTAGTAGTATGTGGGAGTATCAAAAACAAGCGATCGTAGACGCCGGTTTTCGATGTTTAACCTATGACCGAAGAGGATTTGGTAAAAGTGACCAGCCCTGGGAAGGCTATAATTACGATACCATGGCTGCAGACCTGCATGATATCATTAGCTTTCTGGAATTAGAAGAGGTGATCCTGGTAGGCTTCAGCATGGGCGGTGGCGAAGTCGCGCGTTACATTGGAAATTACGGAACCCAAAGCATCGCCAAGGCCATTTTGGTAGGCGCGGTCACTCCATTCATGCTGAAAACCGAAGATAACCCGGACGGCGTGCCTCAGGAGGTCTTTGACGATATGAAATCGGGTATTCAAAAGGACCGGGCTTCTTTTTTAAATGATTTCGGGAAGAATTTCGTGAACTTCGAAAAGAATAAAGATCGGGTAAGCGAAAGTCAGGTCCACTGGAATTGGAACATCGCTATGGGCGCTTCCGCGAAAGCGACCTTAGACTGTATAGATGCCTTTGGACAAACCGATTTTAGAGCCGATCTCAAAAAGTTCGATATCCCGACCTTAGTGGTGCACGGAGATGCTGATCAAATAGTACCCCTAGAAAAATCGGGGAAGCGCAGTGCAGCCATGATCGACGAGGCTCAGTTGGAGATTATGAAAGGGGCACCCCACGGGTTACCCTTTACTCATACTGAAGAATTCAATGAAAAGTTAATCGCTTTTATGAAAGCCTAG
- a CDS encoding L-threonylcarbamoyladenylate synthase yields the protein MAEFIKIYEENPNPKAIKKVVDILKDGGLIIYPTDTVYGLGCDITNTRALEKIARIKGVDLEKANFSFVCEDLSNLSDYVRQIDTPTFKILKRALPGPYTFILPGNNNLPTVFKKKRTVGIRVPDNAITLALVKGLGNPIISTSIKDEDEVIEYTTDPELIFEKWENLVDCVIDGGYGGNVASTVIDLNEPEPLVIRDGKGDLSVLN from the coding sequence ATGGCTGAATTCATTAAGATTTACGAAGAAAACCCCAATCCAAAAGCGATAAAGAAAGTGGTCGATATTCTCAAAGATGGAGGCTTGATCATTTACCCAACGGACACGGTGTATGGATTGGGTTGTGATATTACCAATACACGGGCGCTGGAAAAAATTGCGCGCATCAAAGGGGTCGATCTCGAAAAAGCTAATTTTTCGTTCGTCTGTGAAGACCTGAGTAACCTTTCTGATTATGTTCGACAGATTGATACGCCCACCTTTAAAATACTAAAGCGGGCACTTCCGGGACCTTATACCTTCATTTTACCCGGCAACAATAACTTACCCACAGTTTTTAAGAAAAAGCGTACTGTTGGCATCCGGGTACCCGATAATGCCATCACCTTGGCTCTAGTAAAAGGCCTGGGCAACCCCATCATATCTACTTCGATCAAAGATGAGGACGAAGTGATCGAGTACACCACCGATCCGGAACTGATCTTTGAGAAATGGGAGAATTTGGTCGACTGCGTCATTGACGGCGGTTATGGAGGCAATGTGGCTTCGACCGTAATCGATCTCAATGAGCCGGAACCTTTGGTCATTCGGGATGGTAAGGGTGATTTGAGCGTACTGAACTAA
- a CDS encoding DUF2945 domain-containing protein, whose product MIREGTKVQWEWGEGTATGTVQSTFTKEVTRTIDGNEVTRKGSEDDKALYIEQEDGSKVLKLESEVERAD is encoded by the coding sequence ATGATACGAGAAGGCACTAAAGTACAATGGGAGTGGGGAGAAGGCACCGCAACGGGAACCGTACAATCCACTTTTACCAAAGAAGTAACGCGCACCATTGACGGAAATGAAGTAACCCGCAAAGGAAGTGAAGACGACAAAGCGCTCTACATTGAGCAAGAAGATGGATCAAAGGTCCTCAAGCTGGAAAGCGAAGTAGAACGCGCCGACTGA
- a CDS encoding 3'-5' exonuclease, with product MEKYLDALNEAQRAPVLHKEGPLIVIAGAGSGKTRVLTMRIAYLMSQGVDPFNILALTFTNKAAREMKKRIADIVGSSEAKNLWMGTFHSVFAKILRFEADKLGYPSNFTIYDTQDSQRLISSIIKEMGLDKDIYKYKQVYSRISSYKNSLITVKAYFQNPELMESDAMAKRPRLGEIYKEYVDRCFKAGAMDFDDLLLRTNELLNRFPEVLSKYQNRFKYILVDEYQDTNHSQYLIVKALSDRFQNICVVGDDAQSIYAFRGANINNILNFQRDYDDVKEYRLEQNYRSTKNIVNAANSVIDKNKTKLEKTVWTANDDGPQIIVHRSPTDGEEGRYVAGSIFEYKMNNQLSHGDFAILYRTNAQSRAMEDALRKRDIPYRIYGGLSFYQRKEIKDVLAYLRLIINPKDEESLKRIINYPARGIGTTTLDKLIVASKQYNRSIFEVIEHIGQLDLGINAGTRTKLSNFATMIKSFQVINEQADAFTVAENVARKTGLLQELKKDGTPEGIAKIENIEELLNGIRDFVEGQKEIADATGSLAEFLEDVALATDLDLDTGDDDRVSLMTIHLAKGLEFPYVYIVGMEEDLFPSAMSMNTRSELEEERRLFYVALTRAEKQAFLTYTESRYRWGKLIDAEPSRFIEEIDDQYLDYQTPVESYRYKPLVDSDIFGDIDKSKLRLKKPVSGTPPRGNKPTEAQLRKLRKMRPVNSSSSTPPVPDDLAPGTRVKHSRFGEGVVVKIEGAGQDKKAEIEFDPGGVKKLLLRFAKLEVLNEK from the coding sequence TTGGAAAAGTACTTAGACGCTCTGAATGAAGCCCAGCGAGCCCCGGTTCTTCACAAGGAAGGTCCGCTTATCGTTATAGCCGGTGCGGGTTCTGGAAAAACCCGTGTGCTGACCATGCGCATCGCTTACTTGATGAGCCAGGGAGTAGATCCATTCAATATTCTAGCGCTCACCTTTACGAATAAGGCGGCCCGGGAGATGAAAAAACGGATCGCAGATATTGTAGGTAGCAGTGAGGCCAAGAATTTATGGATGGGTACCTTCCACTCTGTATTCGCTAAAATCCTGCGTTTTGAAGCCGACAAGCTGGGTTACCCTTCCAACTTCACCATCTACGATACTCAGGATTCCCAACGGCTGATCTCCTCAATCATCAAGGAGATGGGGCTGGATAAGGATATCTATAAGTACAAGCAGGTCTATTCTCGCATCAGTAGCTATAAAAACAGTCTGATCACGGTAAAAGCCTATTTTCAAAACCCGGAGCTGATGGAAAGTGACGCTATGGCCAAACGACCGCGACTGGGGGAGATCTATAAAGAATATGTGGATCGCTGTTTTAAGGCAGGAGCCATGGATTTTGACGACCTATTATTACGAACTAATGAATTGCTCAATCGCTTTCCAGAAGTCCTGAGCAAATATCAAAACAGATTTAAATACATACTGGTCGACGAGTATCAGGATACCAATCACAGTCAGTACCTGATCGTCAAGGCCTTGTCAGACCGATTTCAGAACATTTGCGTAGTTGGGGATGATGCCCAGAGTATTTACGCCTTTCGTGGGGCCAACATCAACAATATTCTCAATTTCCAGCGTGACTACGACGATGTGAAAGAGTATCGCCTGGAGCAGAATTACCGCTCTACCAAAAATATTGTCAATGCCGCCAACTCGGTGATCGATAAGAACAAAACCAAACTGGAAAAAACGGTATGGACCGCCAATGATGACGGTCCGCAGATCATCGTGCATCGTTCTCCTACCGATGGGGAAGAAGGCCGGTATGTGGCCGGGAGCATCTTTGAATATAAGATGAATAATCAGCTCTCCCATGGCGACTTTGCTATTCTGTATCGAACCAACGCCCAATCTCGGGCCATGGAAGACGCGTTGCGAAAGCGCGATATCCCTTACCGGATCTATGGAGGTCTTTCCTTCTATCAGCGGAAAGAGATCAAAGATGTTTTGGCTTATCTCCGACTCATCATCAATCCTAAAGATGAAGAATCGCTAAAACGCATCATCAACTATCCCGCCCGGGGCATTGGAACCACCACCCTCGATAAACTGATCGTCGCTTCCAAACAGTACAACCGCTCCATTTTTGAGGTCATCGAACATATCGGGCAGCTGGATCTGGGCATCAATGCCGGAACCCGTACCAAGCTGAGCAATTTTGCGACCATGATCAAAAGTTTTCAGGTCATCAATGAACAGGCTGACGCTTTTACCGTGGCTGAAAATGTGGCCCGAAAAACCGGTCTTTTGCAGGAATTAAAAAAAGACGGCACGCCGGAGGGAATCGCCAAGATCGAGAATATCGAAGAATTGCTTAATGGGATCAGGGACTTTGTAGAAGGTCAAAAAGAGATTGCAGACGCCACGGGTTCGCTGGCTGAATTCCTGGAAGATGTGGCCCTGGCTACAGATCTGGATCTGGACACCGGTGACGACGATCGGGTGTCCTTAATGACCATACACCTGGCCAAGGGTCTGGAGTTTCCCTACGTCTATATTGTGGGCATGGAAGAGGACCTCTTCCCCTCGGCCATGAGTATGAACACACGTTCGGAATTGGAGGAGGAACGCCGCTTGTTCTATGTAGCCCTCACCAGGGCCGAAAAACAAGCCTTTCTCACCTATACCGAGAGTCGGTACCGCTGGGGTAAACTCATCGATGCGGAACCCAGTCGGTTTATCGAAGAGATCGATGATCAGTATTTGGATTACCAAACACCGGTGGAGTCGTACCGCTATAAGCCGCTGGTCGACTCCGATATTTTTGGTGACATCGATAAAAGCAAACTGCGTTTAAAAAAACCGGTCAGCGGAACGCCCCCCCGAGGCAATAAGCCCACAGAAGCCCAACTGCGTAAACTGCGTAAAATGCGGCCGGTAAACTCTTCCTCCAGTACACCTCCAGTTCCCGATGATCTGGCTCCGGGAACCCGGGTCAAGCACTCCCGCTTTGGAGAAGGCGTAGTGGTCAAAATTGAAGGCGCCGGACAGGACAAGAAGGCAGAGATCGAATTCGATCCCGGAGGCGTCAAAAAGTTGCTGCTTCGCTTCGCTAAACTCGAAGTCCTGAACGAAAAGTAG
- a CDS encoding CAP domain-containing protein: protein MTNLSKFIVLLCSLVVLSSCSKDDEVLNDTSQELVAEINLKNDTAFMLEVMDEVNAYRQSVGLSSLKLCTKGESKAVEHSYYMVEDGTISHDRFFERSDYLKARGAKRVSENVAFGYRSAKSVVEAWINSPSHKEAMEGDFTHTGIGVTYNEHGVPFYTQLFVKY, encoded by the coding sequence ATGACCAACCTATCCAAATTTATCGTTCTGCTTTGCTCGCTTGTCGTTTTGAGTTCGTGTTCAAAAGATGATGAAGTATTGAATGATACTTCTCAGGAATTGGTTGCCGAGATCAATTTAAAGAATGATACGGCCTTTATGTTGGAGGTGATGGATGAGGTGAATGCCTACCGTCAGAGTGTGGGTCTATCCAGTCTTAAACTATGTACCAAAGGAGAAAGCAAGGCTGTCGAGCATTCCTACTACATGGTGGAAGACGGTACCATTTCTCACGATCGCTTTTTTGAGCGTTCTGATTACCTGAAGGCACGAGGGGCCAAACGCGTGTCAGAGAATGTGGCCTTTGGTTACCGCAGTGCTAAGAGCGTAGTGGAGGCCTGGATCAACAGTCCCTCACACAAAGAAGCCATGGAGGGTGATTTTACCCATACCGGCATCGGGGTGACCTACAATGAACACGGAGTTCCTTTCTATACCCAACTGTTTGTAAAATATTAA